The following coding sequences are from one Methanohalophilus halophilus window:
- a CDS encoding efflux RND transporter permease subunit: protein MLLVLVSFEGAQLIKMESGTETFVDKDSQLYQNYDHLYLSLFSKEAIVVMVEGGDVQDRALLEAIDRLDRMSSSIPGVLSTQSASSVVKEANNLENGRFEIPQNDEQLSELIPYIPSSLSPDKTHTLVFIEMAGDTSEIRKQEILSEVESSVDLAEFPPGYNFIVTGDPAFEIGMNEEMMSSMGVLLLLSAFLMVIVLYLVFRHVRWRLMPLAIVLLGIIYTFGAMGYLGIPMTMVSMAAFPVLIGLGIDYAIQFHNRIEEELDRGESPREAVIDTIKHTGPAVMIALTITSLGFVSLATSTVPMVQDFAKLLLIGVFMCFLSSLFVGVTVIYGLDTFAKKRQEKAKKHHVDSLRHRLITRRFKKSGKKQTSNDSGGFIDNTLRSVATFTMKHPVPVLIIAGLICVNGLYTDTFVPIQTDTETFVPEDMPALIDLQHLGDITGGDDELNIIIKTSNIADPDLLHWVDKFSRHEVDNRENIYGATSLASLVKSNNDGVLPDSEEGVRHVLSAIPDSAKERYISGQNIMVVNLNIGDAMSGLGLEGIETLANVIENDIQWLAPPPDVSVTITGHSFVFIEVIGALTSGRIFMTYLGLGMVFAGLLLIYRDFLKAFVPVITMFMVIGWTGGLMYYLNMEYTPMTATLGALILGVGSEYAVLMMERYFEEREKGALPEAAMCEASVKIGKAIVTSGLTTLFGFLALVASAFGIISSFGIITVIDVALAMIATFVIFPPVIVTLDKWREKHRAKKAGHNLNLSANNLQTGADIT from the coding sequence ATGTTACTTGTTCTTGTTTCATTTGAAGGTGCTCAGCTGATCAAGATGGAATCGGGTACAGAAACATTTGTAGATAAAGATTCGCAGCTGTACCAGAATTATGATCATCTTTATCTGAGCCTTTTCAGTAAGGAAGCCATCGTTGTTATGGTGGAAGGTGGTGATGTACAGGACAGGGCTTTACTGGAAGCGATCGATCGTCTGGATAGGATGTCGTCTTCGATACCGGGTGTGCTGAGTACGCAAAGTGCTTCTTCGGTTGTAAAGGAAGCCAACAATCTGGAAAACGGAAGATTTGAGATCCCGCAAAATGATGAACAGTTGTCCGAATTAATTCCTTATATTCCGTCGTCCCTGTCTCCGGATAAAACCCATACACTTGTTTTTATTGAAATGGCAGGGGACACCAGTGAGATTCGAAAACAGGAAATTCTTAGTGAAGTTGAATCTTCGGTAGACCTGGCAGAGTTTCCTCCAGGGTACAATTTTATCGTCACCGGTGATCCTGCCTTTGAGATAGGGATGAATGAGGAAATGATGTCCAGTATGGGTGTATTGCTCTTGCTCTCCGCCTTTTTGATGGTCATTGTTCTCTATCTTGTATTCAGACACGTAAGATGGAGATTGATGCCCCTTGCAATTGTGCTTCTGGGAATAATCTATACGTTCGGTGCAATGGGTTATCTGGGTATACCCATGACAATGGTATCCATGGCAGCATTTCCGGTACTTATTGGTTTGGGAATTGATTATGCCATACAGTTCCATAACCGTATTGAGGAAGAACTGGACAGGGGTGAATCTCCCAGGGAGGCGGTTATCGACACGATCAAACATACCGGTCCGGCTGTCATGATTGCGCTTACAATCACATCACTTGGCTTTGTTTCTCTTGCGACTTCTACAGTACCTATGGTACAGGATTTTGCAAAACTTCTTCTTATTGGTGTGTTTATGTGTTTCTTGTCCTCTCTTTTTGTAGGTGTGACTGTTATATACGGGCTTGATACCTTTGCAAAAAAAAGACAGGAAAAGGCAAAGAAGCACCATGTCGATTCCCTCCGTCACAGGCTTATCACACGCAGGTTCAAAAAATCTGGCAAAAAGCAAACCAGCAATGATTCAGGCGGCTTTATTGACAATACCCTGCGTTCGGTTGCGACTTTTACAATGAAGCATCCCGTTCCCGTACTCATCATTGCAGGTTTGATCTGTGTAAACGGTCTCTACACAGATACCTTTGTGCCAATCCAGACAGACACTGAAACCTTTGTGCCGGAAGACATGCCTGCCCTGATAGACCTTCAACATCTCGGGGATATTACAGGTGGGGATGATGAGCTCAACATAATCATAAAAACTTCAAATATTGCAGACCCTGACCTTTTACATTGGGTCGATAAATTCAGCCGGCATGAAGTTGATAATCGTGAGAATATCTATGGAGCCACAAGTCTGGCTTCCCTTGTCAAATCGAACAATGATGGAGTGCTTCCGGATTCAGAGGAAGGGGTCAGGCATGTTCTTTCAGCGATTCCTGATTCAGCAAAGGAACGATACATCAGTGGCCAGAATATAATGGTCGTCAACCTCAACATTGGTGATGCTATGAGCGGTCTGGGACTGGAAGGTATTGAAACTCTTGCTAATGTCATTGAAAACGATATTCAGTGGCTTGCTCCTCCACCAGATGTAAGTGTGACAATCACGGGTCATTCATTTGTGTTTATCGAGGTAATAGGTGCCCTTACCTCTGGGAGGATTTTCATGACATACCTGGGTCTTGGAATGGTTTTCGCCGGTTTGCTTTTAATATACAGGGATTTCCTGAAAGCCTTTGTACCTGTCATAACCATGTTTATGGTAATTGGATGGACTGGAGGGCTTATGTACTATCTGAATATGGAATACACGCCGATGACCGCGACCCTTGGAGCTCTGATATTGGGTGTTGGTTCGGAATATGCGGTACTTATGATGGAGCGCTACTTTGAGGAGAGGGAAAAGGGTGCTCTACCTGAAGCAGCTATGTGTGAAGCCAGTGTTAAGATCGGCAAGGCTATCGTTACTTCCGGACTGACCACATTATTTGGTTTCCTGGCACTGGTTGCTTCTGCTTTTGGTATTATAAGCAGTTTTGGTATTATTACTGTAATCGATGTTGCCCTTGCTATGATTGCTACATTTGTCATATTCCCTCCCGTAATTGTAACCCTGGACAAATGGAGGGAAAAACACAGAGCAAAAAAAGCAGGGCATAATCTGAATTTATCTGCAAATAACCTTCAAACAGGGGCTGATATCACATGA
- a CDS encoding KamA family radical SAM protein: protein MSEEWKDQITNQINSLEKLEEIINLTESEREAIKTLDTHWGTTPYFASLMDKDDPECPIRKQVVPSLQETHNRYGMKDYLVWKENRATEEVRPDSIARQYKDRVAFTVFQECGIYCRHCFRKELVVNHDLKLDFNVDDGIEWIRQHPEVRDVLITGGDPLLLSDEKIEYIIGSLRDIPHVEMIRIGSRLPIVLPHRITDNLKRILGGYHDVPIWLNTQCNHPKEITDKTKRAVYDLVSAGVNVGNQAVLLKGINDDVQTIRDLHQKLLTARIRPYYLFYCEPAPGIDHFRTPVEKGAELIRDGLRGHTTGLAQPMYVIATNVGKIPLMPDYYMVDKDEEKYVLRNHRGELTEIPNVPE from the coding sequence ATGAGTGAAGAATGGAAAGATCAAATTACTAATCAAATTAATTCTCTTGAAAAGCTCGAAGAAATAATCAATCTAACTGAATCTGAAAGGGAAGCCATAAAAACCCTTGATACACACTGGGGTACTACACCTTATTTTGCTTCCCTTATGGACAAGGATGATCCGGAGTGTCCAATCAGGAAACAGGTTGTCCCATCCCTTCAGGAAACTCATAACAGGTATGGGATGAAAGATTACCTTGTCTGGAAAGAAAACAGGGCAACCGAAGAAGTACGGCCTGATAGTATAGCCAGGCAGTATAAGGACAGGGTCGCATTCACGGTTTTCCAGGAATGCGGTATCTATTGTCGCCATTGTTTCAGGAAAGAACTGGTTGTGAATCATGATCTGAAACTGGACTTTAATGTGGACGATGGGATTGAATGGATTCGCCAGCATCCTGAGGTCCGGGACGTTCTGATAACGGGTGGTGATCCGCTTCTTTTATCGGATGAAAAGATTGAATATATTATTGGAAGTCTTCGGGATATTCCTCATGTTGAGATGATTCGTATTGGCTCACGTTTGCCTATTGTTTTGCCTCACAGGATTACTGATAATCTGAAAAGGATACTGGGTGGGTATCATGATGTGCCAATTTGGCTGAACACCCAGTGCAATCATCCCAAAGAGATAACTGATAAAACAAAAAGGGCTGTCTATGATCTTGTATCTGCAGGTGTTAATGTAGGTAATCAGGCCGTTTTGTTGAAAGGCATAAATGATGATGTGCAAACCATAAGGGATTTGCATCAGAAATTATTGACTGCAAGAATCAGACCATATTATCTGTTCTACTGTGAACCTGCACCGGGCATCGATCATTTCCGTACTCCTGTAGAAAAAGGCGCGGAATTGATACGCGATGGTCTGCGGGGGCACACAACAGGACTTGCTCAGCCAATGTATGTAATTGCAACCAATGTTGGTAAAATTCCTTTGATGCCGGACTATTATATGGTAGATAAAGATGAGGAAAAATATGTTCTCAGGAATCATCGGGGTGAATTAACGGAAATTCCGAATGTACCTGAGTAA
- a CDS encoding MarR family winged helix-turn-helix transcriptional regulator → MEDFHSSIKELAELKLEYDILSRKVLYDVVEKVFDNKSEPLPNLKNRNHAILILGREKEMMPSALAKFLNLKKSSVTSIIDSLEKDGLVKRTADPMDRRKIWISLTSSGYRYMDVLEGCVEKFVNVMLEGLVEDEIEEMLQSMRSVVNLERKISAYVSDN, encoded by the coding sequence TTGGAAGATTTTCATTCATCTATAAAGGAACTTGCAGAACTGAAACTGGAATATGATATTTTATCCAGGAAAGTTCTTTATGATGTTGTGGAAAAAGTTTTTGATAACAAGTCCGAGCCGTTGCCAAATTTAAAAAATCGCAATCATGCAATCCTTATCCTTGGGCGTGAAAAAGAGATGATGCCTTCCGCACTGGCCAAGTTCCTGAACCTGAAAAAAAGCAGTGTGACAAGCATTATTGATTCTCTTGAAAAGGACGGTCTGGTAAAAAGGACAGCTGATCCTATGGACCGGAGAAAAATATGGATCTCTCTAACCTCCTCTGGTTATAGGTATATGGATGTTCTTGAAGGCTGTGTGGAAAAATTCGTTAATGTCATGCTTGAAGGGCTTGTAGAGGATGAAATTGAAGAAATGCTGCAAAGCATGCGTTCGGTAGTAAATCTGGAACGAAAAATATCTGCCTATGTTTCAGATAATTAA